Within the Streptomyces vilmorinianum genome, the region CGTCGCCGCCGTCGACCTCGGCATCAAGGGCATGACCCCGCACCGCATGGCCGAGCGCGGCATCGAGGTCCACGTGCTGCCCGCCACCGCCACCGCCGAGGACGTCTACGCCGTCAACCCCGACGGCGTGTTCTTCTCCAACGGCCCGGGCGACCCGGCCACCGCCGACGGCCCCGTCGCCGTCATGCAGGCCGTCCTGGAGCGCGGGACGCCGCTCTTCGGCATCTGCTTCGGCAACCAGATCCTCGGCCGCGCGCTCGGCTTCGGCACCTACAAGCTGAAGTACGGCCACCGCGGCATCAACCAGCCGGTGCAGGACCGCACCACCGGCAAGGTCGAGGTCACCGCGCACAACCACGGCTTCGCCGTCGACGCGCCCCTCGACAAGGTCTCCGAGACCCCCTACGGGCGTGCCGAGGTCTCGCACGTCTGCCTGAACGACAACGTCGTGGAAGGCCTGCAGCTGCTCGACCAGCCGGCCTTCTCCGTCCAGTACCACCCCGAGGCGGCCGCGGGCCCGCACGACGCCGCGTACCTCTTCGACCGCTTCGTATCCCTGATGGAGGCCGAGCGTGCCTAAGCGCACCGATATCCAGTCCGTCCTGGTCATCGGCTCCGGCCCGATCGTCATCGGCCAGGCCGCGGAGTTCGACTACTCCGGCACCCAGGCCTGCCGCGTCCTCAAGGCCGAGGGCCTGCGGGTGATCCTGGTCAACTCCAACCCGGCCACGATCATGACCGACCCGGAGATCGCCGACGCCACCTACGTCGAGCCGATCACCCCCGAGTTCGTCGAGAAGATCATCGCCAAGGAGCGCCCCGACGCCCTCCTGCCCACCCTCGGCGGCCAGACCGCGCTCAACACCGCGATCTCCATGCACGAGCAGGGCGTCCTGGAGAAGTACGGCGTCGAGCTCATCGGCGCCAACGTCGAGGCCATCCACAAGGGCGAGGACCGCGACCTCTTCAAGGGCGTCGTCGAGGCCGTCAAGGCCAAGATCGGGTACGGCGAGTCCGCCCGGTCCGTGATCTGCCACTCCATGGACGACGTTCTCCAGGGCGTCGAGACGCTCGGCGGCTACCCCGTCGTCGTCCGCCCCTCCTTCACCATGGGCGGCGCCGGCTCCGGCTTCGCCCACGACGAGGAGGAGCTGCGCCGCATCGCCGGCCAGGGCCTGACCCTGTCTCCCACCACCGAGGTGCTCCTGGAGGAGTCCATCCTCGGCTGGAAGGAGTACGAGCTGGAGCTGATGCGCGACAAGCACGACAACGTCGTGGTCGTCTGCTCCATCGAGAACTTCGACCCGATGGGCGTCCACACCGGTGACTCGATCACCGTCGCCCCGGCGATGACCCTCACCGACCGCGAGTACCAGCGGCTGCGGGACATCGGCATCGCGATCATCCGCGAGGTCGGCGTCGACACCGGCGGCTGCAACATCCAGTTCGCGGTCAACCCGGACGACGGCCGGATCATCGTCATCGAGATGAACCCGCGTGTCTCCCGGTCCTCGGCGCTCGCCTCCAAGGCCACCGGCTTCCCCATCGCCAAGATCGCGGCCCGGCTCGCCGTCGGCTACACGCTGGACGAGATCCCGAACGACATCACGGAGAAGACCCCGGCGTCCTTCGAGCCCACGCTCGACTACGTCGTGGTCAAGGCGCCCCGCTTCGCCTTCGAGAAGTTCCCCTCCGCCGACTCCACGCTGACCACGACCATGAAGTCGGTCGGCGAGGCCATGGCGATCGGCCGCAACTTCACCGAGGCGCTGCAGAAGGCCCTGCGCTCCCTGGAGAAGAAGGGCTCGCAGTTCACCTTCGTCGGCGAGCCCGGCGACAAGGACGAGCTGCTGCGCGAGTCCGTCCGCCCGACCGACGGCCGCATCAACACCGTCATGCAGGCCATCCGCGCCGGTGCCACCCCGCGGGAGGTCTTCGACGCCACGAAGATCGACCCGTGGTTCGTCGACCAGCTCTTCCTGATCAAGGAGATCGCGGACGAGCTCGCCGCCGCCGAGAAGCTCGACCCCGAGCTGCTCGCCGAGGCCAAGCGCCACGGCTTCTCCGACGCCCAGATCGCCGAGATCCGGGGCCTGCGCGAGGACGTCGTCCGCGAGGTCCGGCACGCGCTCGGCGTCCGCCCGGTCTACAAGACGGTCGACACCTGCGCCGCCGAGTTCGCCGCCAAGACCCCGTACTTCTACTCCTCGTACGACGAGGAGAGCGAGGTCGCCCCGCGCGAGAAGCCCGCGGTGATCATCCTGGGCTCCGGCCCGAACCGCATCGGCCAGGGCATCGAGTTCGACTACTCCTGCGTCCACGCCTCCTTCGCGCTCAGCGACGCCGGCTACGAGACCGTGATGGTCAACTGCAACCCGGAGACCGTCTCGACGGACTACGACACCTCCGACCGCCTGTACTTCGAGCCGCTGACGCTCGAGGACGTGCTGGAGATCGTCCACGCCGAGACGCTGGCCGGCCCCGTCGCCGGTGTCGTCGTCCAGCTCGGCGGCCAGACCCCGCTGGGCCTGTCGCAGGCGCTCAAGGACAACGGCGTGCCGGTCGTCGGCACCTCCCCGGAGGCCATCCACGCCGCCGAGGACCGCGGCGCCTTCGGCCAGGTCCTCGCCGAGGCCGGGCTCCCGGCCCCCAAGCACGGCACCGCGACCACCTTCGCCGGCGCCAAGGCCATCGCCGACGAGATCGGCTACCCCGTCCTCGTACGCCCGTCGTACGTGCTCGGCGGCCGCGGCATGGAGATCGTGTACGACGAGGCCCGCCTGGAGTCGTACATCGCCGAGTCCACCGAGATCAGCCCCACCCGGCCGGTCCTGGTCGACCGCTTCCTCGACGACGCCATCGAGATCGACGTCGACGCCCTCTACGACGGCACCGAGCTCTACCTCGGCGGCGTCATGGAGCACATCGAGGAGGCCGGCATCCACTCCGGCGACTCGGCCTGCGCCCTGCCCCCGATCACGCTGGGCGGCTTCGACATCAAGCGCCTGCGCGCCTCCACCGAGGCGATCGCCAAGGGCGTCGGCGTCCGCGGCCTGATCAACATCCAGTTCGCGATGGCCGGCGACATCCTCTACGTCCTGGAGGCGAACCCGCGCGCCTCCCGGACCGTCCCCTTCACCTCGAAGGCGACCGCCGTGCCGCTCGCGAAGGCCGCCGCCCGCATCTCGCTCGGCGCGACCATCGCCGAACTGCGCGAGGAGGGCCTGCTGCCGAAGACCGGCGACGGCGGCACCCTGCCGCTCGACGCGCCGATCTCCGTCAAGGAGGCCGTGATGCCGTGGACGCGGTTCCGCGACATCCACGGCCGCGGCGTGGACACCGTCCTCGGCCCGGAGATGCGCTCCACCGGCGAGGTCATGGGCATCGACTCCGTCTTCGGCACGGCGTACGCCAAGTCGCAGGCCGGCGCCTACGGCCCGCTGCCCACCAAGGGACGCGCGTTCATCTCCGTCGCCAACCGCGACAAGCGCTCGATGATCTTCCCGGCGCGTGAGCTGGTCGCCCACGGCTTCGAGCTGATGGCCACCTCCGGCACGGCCGAGGTGCTCAAGCGCAACGGCATCAACGCCACGGTCGTGCGCAAGCAGTCCGAGGGCGAGGGCCCGAACGGCGAGAAGACGATCGTCCAGCTGATCCACGACGGCCAGGTCGACCTCATCGTCAACACCCCGTACGGCACCGGCGGCCGCCTCGACGGCTACGACATCCGTACGGCGGCGGTGGCCCGCTCCGTCCCGTGCCTCACCACGGTCCAGGCGCTCGCCGCGGCCGTCCAGGGCATCGACGCGCTCAACCACGGCGATGTCGGCGTCCGCTCGCTCCAGGAACACGCGGAACACCTGACCGCGGCCCGCGACTAGCAACCCAAGAGGGGGACACCGGAAACGGTGTCCCCCTCTTGGTGAGGACACCCCACATGTACAAGTTCTTCTTCAACCTCGTCTTCAAGCGGATGGACCCGGAGCAGGCCCACCACCTGGCCTTCCGCTGGATCCGCCTGGCCGCCCGCGTCCCGGTCCTGCGCACCCTCGTCGCCGCCGTCCTCGCGCCCCGCCACAAGGAGCTGCGCACCGAGGCCCTCGGCCTGCGGATGCACGGCCCCTTCGGTCTCGCGGCCGGCTTCGACAAGAACGCCGTCGCCATCGACGGCATGTCGATGCTCGGCTTCGACCACATCGAGATCGGCACGGTCACCGGCGAGGCCCAGCCCGGCAACCCCAAGAAGCGCCTCTTCCGGCTGGTCCCGGACCGCGCCCTGATCAACCGCATGGGCTTCAACAACGAGGGCTCCGCCGCCGTCGCCGAGCGCCTCCACGCGCGCGTGCCGGTCTTCAGGACCGTCGTCGGCGTCAACATCGGCAAGACGAAGGTCGTCCCCGAGGCCGAGGCGGCCGCCGACTACGTGAAGTCCACCGAGCGCCTCGCCCG harbors:
- the carA gene encoding glutamine-hydrolyzing carbamoyl-phosphate synthase small subunit, which produces MTTSTRGTGKVPAVLVLEDGRIFRGRAYGAVGETFGEAVFSTGMTGYQETLTDPSYHRQVVVMTAPHVGNTGVNDEDPESSRIWVSGYVVRDPARVSSNWRAQRSLDEELRHQGVVGISGIDTRALTRHLRESGAMRVGIFSGSALPDEGVMLAEVRQQPEMKGANLSAEVATKETYVVPAIGEKKFTVAAVDLGIKGMTPHRMAERGIEVHVLPATATAEDVYAVNPDGVFFSNGPGDPATADGPVAVMQAVLERGTPLFGICFGNQILGRALGFGTYKLKYGHRGINQPVQDRTTGKVEVTAHNHGFAVDAPLDKVSETPYGRAEVSHVCLNDNVVEGLQLLDQPAFSVQYHPEAAAGPHDAAYLFDRFVSLMEAERA
- the carB gene encoding carbamoyl-phosphate synthase large subunit, producing MPKRTDIQSVLVIGSGPIVIGQAAEFDYSGTQACRVLKAEGLRVILVNSNPATIMTDPEIADATYVEPITPEFVEKIIAKERPDALLPTLGGQTALNTAISMHEQGVLEKYGVELIGANVEAIHKGEDRDLFKGVVEAVKAKIGYGESARSVICHSMDDVLQGVETLGGYPVVVRPSFTMGGAGSGFAHDEEELRRIAGQGLTLSPTTEVLLEESILGWKEYELELMRDKHDNVVVVCSIENFDPMGVHTGDSITVAPAMTLTDREYQRLRDIGIAIIREVGVDTGGCNIQFAVNPDDGRIIVIEMNPRVSRSSALASKATGFPIAKIAARLAVGYTLDEIPNDITEKTPASFEPTLDYVVVKAPRFAFEKFPSADSTLTTTMKSVGEAMAIGRNFTEALQKALRSLEKKGSQFTFVGEPGDKDELLRESVRPTDGRINTVMQAIRAGATPREVFDATKIDPWFVDQLFLIKEIADELAAAEKLDPELLAEAKRHGFSDAQIAEIRGLREDVVREVRHALGVRPVYKTVDTCAAEFAAKTPYFYSSYDEESEVAPREKPAVIILGSGPNRIGQGIEFDYSCVHASFALSDAGYETVMVNCNPETVSTDYDTSDRLYFEPLTLEDVLEIVHAETLAGPVAGVVVQLGGQTPLGLSQALKDNGVPVVGTSPEAIHAAEDRGAFGQVLAEAGLPAPKHGTATTFAGAKAIADEIGYPVLVRPSYVLGGRGMEIVYDEARLESYIAESTEISPTRPVLVDRFLDDAIEIDVDALYDGTELYLGGVMEHIEEAGIHSGDSACALPPITLGGFDIKRLRASTEAIAKGVGVRGLINIQFAMAGDILYVLEANPRASRTVPFTSKATAVPLAKAAARISLGATIAELREEGLLPKTGDGGTLPLDAPISVKEAVMPWTRFRDIHGRGVDTVLGPEMRSTGEVMGIDSVFGTAYAKSQAGAYGPLPTKGRAFISVANRDKRSMIFPARELVAHGFELMATSGTAEVLKRNGINATVVRKQSEGEGPNGEKTIVQLIHDGQVDLIVNTPYGTGGRLDGYDIRTAAVARSVPCLTTVQALAAAVQGIDALNHGDVGVRSLQEHAEHLTAARD